In one Chitinophaga sancti genomic region, the following are encoded:
- a CDS encoding ROK family protein — protein MSQQLAVGIDIGGTNTKFGIVDRRGNILCDGRMLTNQHENVDAFLDELHGHLSVLIDQVGGIKNIRGIGVGAPNGNFYTGNIEYAPNLRWKGIVPLSKLLEAKFGIPAVLTNDANAAALGEFMYGAARSMRDFIVITLGTGVGSGIVANGQLIYGHDGFAGELGHCIVIPGGRFHPGTKAHGSLEAYASATGVTNTALEFLETRPNEKSLLREFKKEEVNSKVIYEAAMKGDTLAMEVYEFTGKILGEAIANFVMFSSPEAIVLFGGLTKAGDLLMKPVREHMEKNLLPIFQNKVKLVFSELKESDAAILGASALAWEMKD, from the coding sequence ATGAGTCAGCAATTAGCGGTGGGCATTGATATTGGAGGAACCAATACAAAATTTGGCATAGTAGATCGCAGAGGTAACATTCTATGCGACGGTCGTATGCTAACGAACCAACATGAAAACGTAGACGCGTTCCTGGACGAACTGCACGGACACCTTTCCGTATTGATCGATCAGGTAGGTGGAATCAAAAACATCAGAGGAATTGGCGTAGGAGCTCCTAACGGAAACTTCTATACCGGAAATATTGAATACGCTCCGAACCTTCGCTGGAAGGGGATCGTTCCATTGTCGAAATTGCTGGAAGCTAAATTTGGTATCCCTGCTGTTTTAACAAATGATGCAAATGCAGCTGCACTGGGTGAATTTATGTACGGTGCTGCCAGAAGCATGAGAGACTTTATCGTCATCACCCTGGGTACAGGCGTAGGTAGCGGTATCGTTGCAAATGGTCAGCTGATCTATGGTCACGACGGTTTTGCCGGCGAACTGGGTCACTGTATCGTCATCCCTGGTGGTCGTTTCCACCCTGGAACCAAGGCCCATGGCTCACTGGAAGCATACGCTTCCGCTACAGGTGTGACCAACACTGCACTGGAATTCCTGGAAACCCGTCCGAATGAAAAAAGTCTGCTGCGTGAATTCAAAAAAGAAGAAGTAAATTCAAAAGTAATTTATGAAGCTGCCATGAAGGGCGATACCCTGGCCATGGAAGTGTATGAGTTCACCGGTAAGATCCTGGGTGAGGCAATTGCGAACTTCGTAATGTTCTCCAGCCCTGAAGCGATCGTACTGTTTGGTGGTCTGACCAAAGCCGGCGATCTGTTAATGAAACCAGTTCGTGAGCATATGGAAAAGAACCTGCTGCCTATCTTCCAGAATAAGGTGAAGCTGGTATTCTCCGAACTGAAAGAAAGCGATGCTGCGATATTAGGTGCGAGCGCACTGGCATGGGAGATGAAAGATTAA
- a CDS encoding N(4)-(beta-N-acetylglucosaminyl)-L-asparaginase → MQDRRHFLKAAALGAAALSLDGVKSAQALPFVKKDRSTKPIVLSTWDFGRAANLAAWEILKKGGRALDAVEAGVRVPEADPNNHTVGFSGNPDRDGRVTLDACIMDEKGNCGSVASLEHVTHAISVARLVMEKTPHVMLVGDGALQFALSQGFKKENLLTPESEKAWREWLKTSEYKPVMNIENSSYGQGSNPTTFSPRMLPGNEYNHDTIGMVAIDANGDLSGACTTSGMAYKLHGRVGDSPIIGAGLYVDNEIGAATSTGVGEEVIRIVGSHLVVELMRQGYSPEKACKEAVERIVKKGPERAKGLQVGFLAVNKKGEYGAYCLQKGFNYAVLSEKENNVLIDGKSYYK, encoded by the coding sequence ATGCAAGATCGCAGACATTTTTTAAAAGCAGCGGCCCTGGGTGCCGCTGCTTTGTCTTTAGACGGAGTAAAGAGCGCACAGGCATTACCGTTTGTAAAAAAAGACAGAAGCACTAAGCCCATTGTATTATCTACCTGGGATTTTGGCCGTGCAGCCAACCTGGCCGCATGGGAAATTTTAAAGAAAGGTGGTCGTGCACTGGATGCAGTGGAAGCCGGTGTAAGAGTACCGGAAGCTGATCCTAACAACCACACCGTAGGTTTTAGCGGCAATCCGGACCGCGATGGCCGTGTGACACTGGATGCCTGCATCATGGATGAAAAGGGCAATTGTGGCTCCGTAGCCTCCCTGGAGCACGTTACCCATGCTATTTCCGTAGCACGCCTGGTAATGGAAAAAACACCACATGTAATGCTCGTAGGTGATGGTGCCCTGCAATTTGCATTGTCACAGGGTTTTAAAAAGGAAAACCTGCTCACACCGGAGTCTGAAAAGGCCTGGAGAGAATGGCTGAAAACTTCCGAGTATAAGCCCGTCATGAACATCGAAAACTCCTCTTACGGGCAGGGTAGTAACCCTACCACTTTTAGCCCCCGCATGCTGCCTGGAAACGAGTATAACCACGATACCATTGGTATGGTGGCCATCGATGCAAACGGAGACTTATCCGGTGCATGTACCACCAGTGGCATGGCATATAAACTGCATGGCCGTGTAGGCGACTCTCCTATCATTGGCGCAGGTTTGTATGTAGACAACGAAATCGGTGCTGCTACTTCTACAGGTGTGGGTGAAGAAGTGATCCGCATTGTAGGTAGTCACCTCGTAGTAGAACTTATGCGTCAGGGTTATTCTCCTGAAAAAGCTTGTAAAGAAGCAGTAGAACGCATTGTGAAGAAAGGGCCTGAAAGAGCAAAGGGGCTGCAGGTAGGCTTCCTCGCAGTGAATAAAAAAGGTGAATACGGCGCTTATTGCCTGCAGAAAGGATTCAATTATGCCGTACTTTCTGAAAAGGAAAATAACGTGCTGATTGACGGGAAAAGCTACTATAAATAG
- a CDS encoding copper homeostasis protein CutC has translation MITLEICAGSVASCIAAQEGGAKRIELCDNLLEGGTTPSYATIALAREKVTIDLYPIIRPRGGDFLYDDLEYATMQKDIQLCKELGCNGVVIGLLTADGKVDVPRTKALVELAWPMGVTFHRAFDMTADPLQALEDVISTGCERILTSGQRNTAIEGAALLKTLVEKSAGRIAIMVGSGVRANNIATLIKETGATEFHTSAKGYNESRMVYRNPNVSMGGIPGVPEYGISQTQVDEVKKILVLAK, from the coding sequence ATGATTACACTCGAAATATGTGCGGGCTCAGTCGCATCCTGTATCGCAGCTCAGGAAGGTGGTGCAAAACGTATAGAACTGTGTGACAACCTGCTGGAAGGCGGTACCACACCCAGCTATGCCACCATTGCCCTGGCACGCGAAAAGGTAACGATTGACCTGTATCCCATTATCCGCCCCCGTGGTGGCGATTTCCTGTACGATGACCTGGAATATGCCACCATGCAGAAAGATATTCAGCTCTGCAAAGAACTAGGTTGTAATGGCGTGGTAATAGGTTTACTCACCGCCGATGGCAAGGTAGACGTACCGCGTACCAAAGCACTGGTAGAACTGGCATGGCCTATGGGCGTGACCTTTCACCGGGCATTTGATATGACAGCCGATCCTTTGCAGGCACTGGAAGACGTGATCAGTACTGGTTGTGAACGCATCCTCACTTCCGGTCAGCGAAATACCGCTATTGAAGGCGCTGCCCTCCTGAAAACACTCGTTGAAAAATCAGCAGGCCGCATTGCCATCATGGTAGGCTCGGGCGTGAGAGCAAATAATATTGCTACACTGATCAAAGAAACCGGCGCCACAGAGTTTCATACCTCGGCCAAAGGTTATAATGAAAGTAGAATGGTGTACAGAAATCCAAATGTGAGTATGGGAGGTATACCAGGTGTTCCAGAGTATGGCATTTCCCAGACGCAGGTGGATGAAGTGAAAAAAATATTAGTATTAGCGAAATAA
- the nagB gene encoding glucosamine-6-phosphate deaminase has translation MTLNHQEIELIDSFEQIAVDIYPTAKDGSKAVAQEIAALIKARQATNKNVVLGLATGSTPKYLYAELVRLHREEGLSFKNVITFNLDEYYPIEPDALQSYNRFMKEQLFNHIDIPEENTHVPDGTIPKEKVKEFAAEYEAKIEAAGGIDLQILGIGTNGHIGFNEPGSALTSHTRLVTLDNSTRMANAFEFSNMSLVPRLAITMGLNTIFKAKRVVLLAWGSHKSKIVQRSVEGHSSDQVPASLLQQHSDCKFVIDEQAAEDLTRNKEPWLTGDCEWTPKLRRKAVTNLALKLNKPILMLTDRDYNENGLNDLIVQYGSAYELNIEEFNGLRDTITGWPGGKPGTQLPSHPERSEPLKKRVLIFSPHPDDDIISMGGTFIRLHEQGHDVHVGYQTSGNIAVTDEFVLRYIDFAVGFEDMFGIDRSKSSQVLADAKAFLGSKKPSQKDSPEIRAIKGLIRRGEAKATCRYVGIPEENIHYNNLPFYETGLIEKAPASQADIDITKDLIRKIKPHQIFCAGDLADPHGTHKVCLEIIFAALDQLKHEEFMKECWVWLYKGAWQEWKINEIEMAVPMSPDQVRQKRLGIFIHQSQKDVVPFQGTDSREFWERAEDRNADTANLYDQLGLQKYAAMEAFVRYHFM, from the coding sequence ATGACGCTAAATCATCAGGAAATTGAACTGATTGACAGTTTCGAACAAATAGCCGTGGATATATATCCTACCGCTAAAGACGGTTCCAAAGCAGTGGCACAGGAAATAGCAGCATTGATCAAGGCAAGACAGGCCACTAACAAAAATGTAGTGTTAGGCCTGGCTACCGGCTCTACTCCAAAGTATCTTTATGCTGAACTTGTTCGCCTTCACAGAGAAGAAGGACTGAGTTTCAAAAACGTGATCACTTTCAATCTGGATGAATACTATCCGATCGAACCCGATGCGCTGCAGAGCTACAACAGGTTCATGAAGGAACAGCTGTTCAACCACATTGACATTCCGGAGGAAAACACACACGTACCAGATGGTACTATTCCAAAGGAAAAAGTGAAAGAATTCGCAGCTGAATATGAAGCAAAAATTGAAGCTGCCGGTGGTATTGACCTGCAAATTCTCGGTATTGGTACCAATGGCCATATCGGGTTCAATGAGCCAGGTTCTGCCCTCACTTCTCACACCCGCCTCGTAACACTGGATAACTCAACAAGAATGGCGAATGCATTCGAGTTTTCCAATATGAGCCTGGTACCCCGTCTCGCTATCACAATGGGTCTGAATACCATTTTCAAAGCGAAACGTGTCGTACTGCTGGCATGGGGTTCCCATAAATCTAAAATCGTTCAACGCTCCGTTGAAGGTCACAGCAGCGACCAGGTGCCAGCTTCCCTGCTGCAACAGCACTCTGACTGCAAATTCGTGATCGATGAGCAGGCAGCAGAAGACCTGACCCGTAACAAGGAGCCATGGCTGACCGGTGACTGCGAATGGACGCCTAAACTGCGTCGTAAAGCGGTAACCAACCTCGCCCTGAAGCTGAACAAACCCATCCTGATGCTGACTGACCGTGATTACAACGAAAATGGTCTGAATGACCTGATCGTACAATACGGTTCCGCATATGAATTAAATATCGAAGAGTTCAACGGTCTGCGTGATACCATCACCGGATGGCCAGGTGGGAAGCCAGGTACTCAGTTACCCAGCCACCCTGAACGCTCTGAGCCACTGAAAAAACGTGTGCTGATCTTCTCTCCACACCCTGATGATGACATCATCTCTATGGGTGGTACCTTCATCCGCCTGCACGAACAGGGTCATGATGTACACGTAGGTTACCAGACTTCCGGTAACATCGCGGTAACTGACGAGTTCGTACTGCGTTATATCGACTTCGCAGTAGGCTTTGAAGATATGTTCGGCATCGACCGTAGCAAGAGCTCCCAGGTACTGGCGGATGCGAAAGCATTCCTCGGTTCCAAGAAACCTTCCCAGAAGGATTCTCCTGAGATCCGTGCTATCAAAGGCCTGATCCGTCGTGGTGAAGCAAAAGCTACCTGCCGCTACGTAGGTATCCCTGAAGAAAATATCCACTACAATAACCTGCCTTTCTACGAAACAGGTCTGATCGAGAAAGCACCTGCAAGCCAGGCTGACATCGATATCACCAAAGACCTGATCCGTAAAATTAAACCACACCAGATCTTCTGTGCCGGTGACCTCGCCGATCCACATGGTACCCACAAAGTATGCCTGGAAATCATCTTCGCTGCGCTGGATCAGCTGAAACACGAAGAGTTTATGAAGGAGTGCTGGGTATGGTTGTATAAAGGTGCATGGCAGGAATGGAAGATCAATGAGATCGAAATGGCAGTGCCAATGAGCCCTGACCAGGTAAGACAAAAACGCCTGGGTATCTTTATCCACCAGAGCCAGAAAGACGTTGTACCTTTCCAGGGTACAGATAGCCGCGAGTTCTGGGAAAGAGCTGAAGACCGTAACGCAGATACCGCGAACCTGTACGACCAGTTAGGTTTGCAGAAGTATGCAGCGATGGAAGCTTTTGTAAGGTATCATTTCATGTAA
- a CDS encoding class I SAM-dependent methyltransferase, with product MRLLLASRSAAYLALFRAIASNRLPSQRRYLFNDPFAKYFLPPSLRMIASLAAVPGFNFIIGKILDSRFSGALSSCLARTRLIDVMILETIRNFGINQLILFGAGYDCRIHRLDFKTKLAFVEIDHPRLQDAKRNVLENLKNKPTEFIDYIPVDFSNQQLETTIPHHLLKSHYKTLLIWEGVTNSLTIPIADKLFQYFSKFTSGTRIIFIYIDDKVLTHTQSFLGTAISPKELRQHQESWNFGMAPSKMKQFLEGYNMELLYDVDADDYRHLCFGKSADKMNGLEYYRVVMAVVK from the coding sequence ATGAGACTGCTCCTCGCCAGCAGATCCGCCGCTTACCTGGCCTTATTCCGTGCCATTGCATCCAACAGACTTCCCAGCCAACGGCGTTACCTGTTTAATGACCCATTCGCCAAATATTTTCTGCCCCCATCACTTCGCATGATAGCCAGCCTTGCTGCTGTACCCGGTTTCAACTTCATCATCGGTAAGATCCTTGACTCCCGTTTCTCAGGCGCTCTCAGCTCCTGCCTGGCCCGAACGCGGCTCATAGATGTCATGATCCTGGAAACCATCCGGAACTTTGGCATCAATCAACTGATCCTCTTCGGCGCTGGTTACGATTGCCGCATTCACCGTCTCGATTTCAAAACCAAACTCGCATTTGTAGAAATTGATCATCCCCGCTTGCAGGACGCCAAAAGAAATGTACTGGAAAACCTGAAGAACAAACCCACAGAATTTATTGATTATATCCCCGTGGATTTCAGTAACCAACAACTTGAAACCACCATTCCGCACCACTTGCTAAAATCTCATTACAAGACATTACTGATCTGGGAAGGAGTCACTAATTCACTTACCATCCCTATTGCGGATAAGCTCTTCCAATATTTCAGTAAATTTACAAGCGGCACCAGGATCATTTTCATCTATATTGATGACAAAGTCCTTACCCACACGCAATCTTTTTTAGGCACAGCTATTTCACCCAAAGAATTACGGCAACACCAGGAGTCCTGGAACTTCGGAATGGCCCCTTCCAAAATGAAACAATTCCTGGAAGGGTATAATATGGAACTACTCTACGACGTTGATGCTGATGACTATAGGCATCTCTGCTTTGGCAAAAGCGCTGACAAAATGAATGGATTGGAATACTACCGGGTGGTAATGGCCGTAGTAAAATAA
- a CDS encoding type 1 glutamine amidotransferase, which translates to MHIHIFMHVPFEGPGCILDWINLKAHDVTYTHWYKHSTPPAATDFDFLIVLGGPMGIHDESEYPWLAAEKAMIRQAIHDDKPVLGICLGAQLIAHVLGANVYANEQKEIGWYPVQFSPSSPVKVLPQEMTVFHWHGDTFDLPAGAAGFASSAATSNQAFVYKEKVMALQFHFEVTTENLEHMVQHGEEELVAAPYVQDRGLIQDLSVFIPENNALMYGVLDYLADAR; encoded by the coding sequence ATGCATATACATATTTTCATGCATGTGCCTTTTGAAGGCCCAGGATGCATTCTTGACTGGATTAATTTAAAGGCACACGACGTCACCTACACTCACTGGTATAAACACAGCACCCCACCAGCTGCTACAGATTTTGATTTTCTCATCGTACTGGGAGGACCTATGGGTATTCATGATGAAAGCGAATATCCCTGGCTGGCGGCAGAAAAAGCGATGATCAGACAAGCGATTCATGACGATAAACCTGTACTGGGTATCTGCCTGGGGGCACAGCTCATTGCGCATGTATTGGGGGCAAATGTGTATGCAAATGAACAGAAGGAAATAGGATGGTATCCAGTGCAGTTCAGTCCATCGTCTCCGGTCAAAGTCCTGCCACAGGAAATGACGGTGTTTCACTGGCATGGAGATACTTTCGATCTGCCTGCGGGAGCGGCGGGTTTTGCATCTTCGGCAGCAACATCGAATCAGGCCTTTGTGTATAAGGAGAAAGTGATGGCTTTGCAGTTTCATTTTGAGGTGACAACAGAGAACCTGGAGCATATGGTGCAGCACGGAGAAGAGGAACTGGTAGCAGCGCCGTACGTACAGGATAGGGGGCTGATACAGGATTTGTCAGTGTTTATACCGGAGAATAATGCCCTGATGTATGGGGTGCTGGATTACCTGGCGGATGCCAGGTAG
- a CDS encoding YpdA family putative bacillithiol disulfide reductase, translating into MEKYDILIVGAGPIGLACGLAAQKAGLSYLIIEKGCLTNSLYNYPLYMTFFSTSEKLEIGGIPWVSINAKPIRPEALEYYRRVAVANKLHVRLFEKVESITPGYTIKTSKETYTADHVIIATGFYDIPNMLNIPGEDLPKVTHYYKDPHFYATQKVVVIGANNSSVDAALETYRKGADVTMVVREGEIGKRVKYWVKPDIENRIAEGSIKVYYHSNLKAVREREVDIQTPDGMITIQNDYVLALTGYQPNFSFLEMAGIRLSKDEKRHPQYNPETMETNMPGIYLAGVVVGGMDTAIWFIENSRDHADKIIANILRNK; encoded by the coding sequence ATGGAAAAGTACGATATCCTGATTGTTGGCGCTGGTCCTATCGGACTAGCCTGTGGACTCGCAGCACAAAAGGCCGGATTAAGCTACCTCATCATCGAAAAAGGCTGCCTAACCAACTCACTCTACAATTACCCGCTCTACATGACTTTCTTCTCTACTTCTGAGAAGCTGGAAATCGGAGGCATTCCCTGGGTGTCTATCAATGCCAAACCCATTCGCCCGGAAGCACTTGAATATTACCGCCGGGTAGCAGTAGCCAATAAACTGCATGTACGCCTCTTCGAAAAGGTGGAAAGCATTACACCGGGTTATACTATTAAAACAAGTAAAGAGACCTATACAGCCGATCATGTCATCATTGCCACCGGCTTTTATGACATCCCTAATATGCTGAATATTCCGGGCGAAGACCTGCCGAAAGTAACACACTATTATAAAGATCCTCATTTCTATGCTACGCAGAAAGTAGTAGTGATAGGTGCGAATAATTCTTCTGTGGATGCAGCACTGGAAACGTATCGGAAAGGTGCGGATGTAACAATGGTGGTCCGCGAAGGAGAAATTGGGAAACGGGTGAAATACTGGGTGAAACCGGATATTGAGAATCGTATTGCAGAAGGATCGATCAAAGTTTATTATCATTCTAACCTGAAAGCAGTCAGGGAAAGGGAAGTGGATATTCAGACACCGGATGGTATGATCACGATTCAGAATGATTATGTGCTGGCGCTGACAGGGTATCAGCCAAATTTCAGCTTTCTGGAAATGGCGGGGATAAGGCTGTCAAAAGATGAGAAACGGCATCCGCAATATAATCCGGAGACGATGGAAACGAATATGCCGGGGATCTACCTGGCTGGTGTGGTAGTTGGAGGAATGGATACTGCCATCTGGTTTATTGAGAATTCAAGAGATCATGCAGATAAAATTATCGCTAACATCTTACGCAACAAATAA
- the murB gene encoding UDP-N-acetylmuramate dehydrogenase, with protein MLISENVLLRPYNTFGIAAQTRYFAAFTTPDELRELLSAPQFKALPHMILGGGSNVLFTRDFDGVIMKNGIKGIEVVKEDEEYVYVKAGAGENWHGFVMENIKHNRAGLENLSLIPGNVGASPMQNIGAYGVEIKDTFYSLEALHLEELSIVTFNKEECAFGYRESVFKHKYKGQFAILSVTYKLRKQAQFNTSYGAIEAELKEMGVQELSIQAISQAVINIRSSKLPDPAKIGNAGSFFKNPTVSLAEYERIKAAFPNVVAYPVDGGQFKLAAGWLIEQCGWKGYRTGDAGVHAKQALVLVNYGEAKGGEIYGLSQQVLDSVEAKFGVLLEREVNII; from the coding sequence ATGCTGATTTCTGAAAATGTTTTGCTCCGGCCTTATAATACGTTTGGCATAGCTGCCCAGACCAGGTATTTTGCTGCCTTTACAACTCCTGATGAGTTGCGGGAACTGTTGAGTGCTCCGCAATTCAAAGCTTTGCCACATATGATATTGGGGGGAGGAAGTAATGTGCTCTTTACAAGGGATTTTGACGGGGTGATAATGAAGAATGGGATAAAGGGAATTGAGGTGGTGAAAGAAGATGAGGAGTATGTATATGTGAAAGCGGGAGCAGGGGAGAACTGGCATGGGTTTGTAATGGAGAACATTAAACATAACAGGGCAGGGCTGGAAAACCTGTCATTGATACCTGGTAATGTGGGGGCGAGTCCTATGCAGAATATCGGGGCGTATGGGGTGGAGATCAAGGATACGTTTTATTCCCTGGAGGCATTGCACCTGGAGGAGCTGTCTATTGTGACTTTTAATAAGGAGGAATGTGCATTTGGGTACCGGGAAAGTGTTTTTAAGCATAAATATAAGGGGCAGTTTGCCATACTTTCTGTCACCTATAAACTGAGAAAGCAGGCACAGTTTAATACAAGTTATGGTGCTATAGAGGCGGAGCTGAAGGAAATGGGGGTACAGGAACTGAGCATCCAGGCAATTAGCCAGGCGGTGATTAATATCCGGTCTTCTAAATTGCCTGATCCGGCAAAGATTGGGAATGCGGGAAGTTTCTTTAAGAACCCAACGGTTTCATTGGCGGAATACGAGCGGATTAAGGCGGCGTTTCCGAATGTGGTGGCATACCCGGTGGATGGCGGGCAGTTTAAGCTGGCGGCTGGGTGGCTGATAGAGCAGTGTGGATGGAAGGGGTATAGAACTGGAGATGCAGGGGTGCATGCGAAGCAGGCGCTGGTGTTGGTGAATTATGGGGAGGCGAAAGGAGGGGAGATATATGGTTTGTCGCAGCAGGTGCTGGATAGTGTGGAGGCGAAGTTTGGGGTGCTGCTGGAGAGGGAGGTGAATATCATTTAA
- a CDS encoding NAD(P)H-binding protein, which produces MSQTAVVIGATGLTGSNLVTLLLHDDRFSKVKVLLRTPSFKQRPGLEPVIVDFNDEESLAQALTGDALFCCIGTTIRQAGSQEKFREVDYKIPVRCATIARRQGMKQFLLMSSIGANAVSKNFYLRTKGETENAIMALAFPGYHIFRPSVLVGTRKDFRLGEWLGYILTSLFFFFLLGKWKKYRTIKAINVAHGMIYAAANTPSGAHIYESDKIKEMAEWEQERAINQ; this is translated from the coding sequence ATGTCTCAAACAGCCGTAGTAATAGGAGCCACCGGCTTGACCGGTAGTAACCTGGTCACCCTGCTCCTGCATGATGATCGATTCAGCAAAGTAAAAGTACTGCTGCGTACTCCTTCCTTTAAGCAGCGCCCGGGCCTGGAACCGGTCATCGTAGACTTCAATGATGAGGAAAGCCTGGCCCAGGCGCTCACCGGCGATGCCCTCTTTTGCTGTATTGGCACCACTATCCGCCAGGCAGGGAGCCAGGAAAAATTCAGGGAAGTGGATTATAAGATACCGGTACGATGTGCAACTATCGCCCGCAGACAGGGAATGAAACAATTCCTGCTCATGTCCAGCATTGGTGCAAATGCAGTGTCAAAAAATTTCTACCTGCGCACCAAAGGTGAAACAGAGAATGCGATTATGGCCTTAGCCTTTCCGGGCTATCATATCTTCAGACCTTCTGTGTTGGTAGGTACGAGAAAAGATTTCAGACTGGGTGAATGGTTAGGTTATATCCTCACCAGTTTATTTTTCTTTTTCTTACTGGGAAAATGGAAGAAGTACAGGACAATTAAAGCAATTAATGTAGCCCATGGAATGATCTATGCAGCAGCGAATACGCCCAGTGGTGCGCATATTTATGAGTCAGATAAGATCAAGGAAATGGCAGAATGGGAGCAGGAACGGGCAATCAATCAATAA